In Archangium violaceum, the following are encoded in one genomic region:
- a CDS encoding FAD-dependent monooxygenase: MKNQNILISGASIAGPTLAYWLNRHGFHPTVVERAPAPREGGQAIDVRGVALTVTERMGLLSEVRGAHTRMRGMSFVDGEGNQLMSTTEETLTGGAIDSDDVELMRDDLTRILHEATRHDVEYRFGDSITSLTQDEEGVQVTFARGQTRTFDLVIGADGLHSNVRALAFGEESRYIRHLGIYLAIFSTANHLGLDHWQVFHQTPGKMAGVYSARRNTEARAMLGFESPPLDFDRHDIRQQKQLVADRFADMGWETPRLLKAMWEASDFYFDSMSQIHMDRWWNGRTALLGDAGYCGSPMSGQGTSMAMVGAYVLAGELAAAAGEHRTAFAQYEQRMRGYVEHNQKLATENRGQRPSTEVLQRAANAITLETYPSC, translated from the coding sequence ATGAAGAACCAGAACATCCTCATTTCCGGAGCGAGCATCGCCGGGCCCACGCTGGCGTACTGGCTGAACCGCCACGGCTTCCATCCCACCGTGGTGGAGCGGGCGCCGGCACCGCGCGAAGGTGGTCAGGCGATCGACGTCCGAGGGGTGGCGCTCACCGTCACCGAACGGATGGGGCTGCTGAGCGAGGTCCGGGGGGCGCACACCCGGATGCGGGGAATGTCATTCGTCGACGGCGAGGGCAATCAACTGATGTCCACCACCGAGGAGACCCTGACGGGTGGGGCCATCGACAGCGACGACGTCGAGCTCATGCGCGACGACCTGACGCGCATCCTCCACGAGGCGACCCGGCATGACGTCGAATACCGCTTCGGCGACTCCATCACCTCCCTCACCCAGGACGAAGAGGGGGTCCAGGTCACCTTCGCGCGTGGCCAGACCCGGACCTTCGACCTGGTGATCGGCGCCGACGGGCTGCACTCCAACGTGCGCGCGTTGGCCTTTGGCGAGGAGTCCCGATACATCCGGCACCTGGGCATCTACCTGGCGATCTTCAGCACCGCCAACCACCTGGGCCTGGACCACTGGCAGGTGTTCCACCAGACACCGGGGAAGATGGCCGGCGTCTACAGCGCACGGCGCAACACCGAGGCGAGGGCCATGCTCGGCTTCGAATCGCCGCCGCTGGATTTCGACCGCCACGACATCCGCCAGCAGAAGCAGCTCGTGGCCGACCGCTTCGCGGACATGGGCTGGGAGACGCCCCGGCTGCTGAAGGCCATGTGGGAGGCGTCCGACTTCTACTTCGACTCGATGAGCCAGATTCACATGGACCGTTGGTGGAACGGGCGGACGGCGCTGCTCGGGGACGCCGGCTACTGCGGCTCGCCCATGTCGGGCCAGGGAACGAGCATGGCGATGGTGGGCGCCTACGTGCTGGCCGGAGAGCTCGCCGCGGCGGCTGGCGAGCACCGCACCGCGTTCGCCCAGTACGAACAGCGAATGCGCGGATACGTCGAACACAACCAGAAGCTCGCGACGGAGAACCGGGGGCAGCGGCCGTCCACGGAGGTGCTGCAGCGCGCGGCCAACGCCATCACTCTCGAGACGTATCCGTCCTGCTGA